In the genome of candidate division WOR-3 bacterium, one region contains:
- a CDS encoding glycine--tRNA ligase subunit beta produces MNKNLLLELYCEDIPSSYLLPATLELKEKISEFLRTSNLANEEVCFFFTPRRIALTVKNLATKQPDSEIFVVGPSLKIAFENKNDGTSSENLLCSGTTTKALEGFLKKNSASKNDLFVQKTDRGEFVCIKKFLKGKKIQELVSSWLPGALTSLKFPKTMRWELSEFRFPRPLRNIVLTYGDEIIPLEIAGVKSTSKTRSSRLTEKSEFDVTAENYREELRKNKIIADHSERKTLLSSLLENKCTDLNGTLIRDEDLLDEVSNLVEYPVLVTGRLPEEYMNLPSEIITTALKSHQRDFSVAGKDGRLLPYFIYVADGISARAAENAVRGNETIVGSRLEDAFFFFLEDTKISLENFMDKLGEMTYMKGIGSLKQKTERLTELVSIVKKFCPDETDPLTLERASLLCKCDMATSMIRDGKEFTSLQGVIGSYYSLKSGESDKTAAVIRDHYLETASKNPSTYSDETVVLGITDKMDHLCGFISKLGTPSGSADPYALRKAANLIIQFLLEKKWHADFDSWIKKNLDLYHEEGLLCEVVLEKAFDDINEYLLDRTSRALKDRGIRYDVAEAALSVSSNDCLKAFEIAFALSKYREQENFIDLVIVSKRTERILEDFEFENEPAESLFELNHEKNLYSSLNGIRPVVEKLLSSEDYSGAMDELLKLKKPIDSFFDNVMVNVENKKLTENRKALLYSVSRLFRKLADFGKIVIEGTEKNQSS; encoded by the coding sequence ATGAATAAAAACCTTCTTCTTGAATTGTATTGCGAAGACATTCCTTCTTCTTATCTTTTACCGGCTACTTTGGAACTCAAAGAAAAAATTTCCGAGTTTTTAAGAACATCAAATCTTGCGAATGAAGAAGTCTGCTTTTTTTTCACACCGAGAAGAATAGCACTTACCGTGAAAAATCTTGCCACAAAACAACCGGATTCGGAAATTTTCGTTGTTGGACCTTCTTTGAAAATCGCTTTTGAAAACAAAAATGACGGAACTTCCTCTGAAAACCTCCTCTGTTCGGGAACAACGACAAAAGCTCTTGAAGGTTTTTTAAAGAAAAACAGCGCTTCAAAAAACGATCTTTTTGTTCAAAAAACCGACAGGGGCGAATTCGTTTGCATAAAAAAATTTCTCAAAGGCAAAAAAATTCAAGAACTTGTATCCTCGTGGCTTCCGGGCGCGTTAACGTCGTTGAAATTTCCAAAAACGATGAGATGGGAACTGTCGGAATTCCGCTTTCCCAGACCTTTGAGAAACATCGTCCTTACATACGGAGATGAAATCATTCCTCTTGAGATAGCCGGGGTAAAATCAACTTCAAAAACAAGGTCGTCGCGTTTGACTGAAAAATCGGAATTTGATGTGACTGCTGAAAATTACAGGGAAGAACTGAGAAAAAACAAAATAATCGCCGATCATTCAGAAAGAAAAACGCTTCTTTCTTCTCTACTGGAAAACAAATGTACTGATTTGAACGGAACTCTGATTCGCGATGAGGATTTACTCGACGAAGTCTCGAATTTAGTCGAATATCCTGTTCTGGTGACCGGCAGACTTCCCGAGGAATACATGAATCTGCCCTCTGAAATAATAACAACCGCGCTGAAAAGCCATCAGAGAGATTTTTCAGTCGCCGGAAAAGACGGCCGGCTCCTGCCATATTTTATATACGTCGCCGACGGAATATCCGCAAGGGCTGCTGAAAACGCTGTGAGAGGCAACGAAACAATAGTCGGCTCAAGGCTCGAGGACGCGTTTTTTTTCTTTCTTGAAGACACTAAAATTTCTCTTGAAAACTTTATGGACAAGCTCGGCGAGATGACATACATGAAGGGTATAGGATCTCTCAAACAAAAAACCGAGCGTTTGACGGAACTCGTTTCTATTGTTAAAAAATTCTGTCCTGATGAAACCGACCCTTTGACACTTGAAAGAGCTTCCCTTCTCTGCAAATGCGACATGGCGACTTCAATGATAAGAGACGGCAAGGAATTCACTTCACTTCAAGGCGTCATAGGAAGCTATTACTCTTTGAAATCAGGTGAATCTGACAAGACTGCAGCCGTTATAAGGGATCATTATCTCGAAACAGCATCAAAAAACCCATCGACCTACTCCGACGAAACCGTTGTGCTCGGAATCACAGACAAAATGGACCATCTTTGCGGATTCATTTCAAAGCTCGGCACTCCCAGCGGGTCTGCCGATCCATACGCGCTCAGGAAAGCGGCAAACCTTATAATTCAATTCCTTCTCGAAAAGAAGTGGCACGCGGATTTCGATTCGTGGATCAAAAAAAATCTCGACTTGTATCATGAGGAGGGACTCCTTTGCGAAGTTGTACTGGAAAAAGCTTTTGACGACATAAATGAGTACCTTTTAGATAGAACTTCGAGGGCATTAAAAGACAGAGGAATCAGATATGACGTGGCGGAAGCCGCTTTATCAGTGTCTTCGAACGACTGTCTCAAAGCTTTTGAAATTGCCTTCGCTCTGTCTAAGTACAGAGAACAGGAAAATTTCATAGACCTTGTAATAGTATCAAAAAGAACGGAAAGAATACTCGAAGATTTCGAATTTGAAAACGAACCGGCAGAATCGCTTTTTGAACTCAATCATGAAAAAAACCTGTATTCTTCTTTAAACGGAATAAGACCTGTAGTAGAGAAACTGCTTTCAAGTGAAGATTATTCTGGCGCCATGGACGAGCTTTTGAAATTGAAAAAACCAATCGACAGCTTTTTCGACAACGTCATGGTCAACGTCGAAAACAAAAAACTGACAGAAAACAGAAAAGCACTTCTTTACTCAGTTTCCCGGCTTTTCAGAAAGCTGGCCGATTTTGGAAAGATAGTAATAGAAGGTACTGAAAAAAATCAATCTTCATGA
- a CDS encoding glycine--tRNA ligase subunit alpha, which translates to MSFDRMISALGDYWSSKGCYIAHPYSGEVGAGTFNPFTFLFSLGKKPVRIAYVEISKRPKDGRYNDNPLRFQQFTQFQVLLKPSPSDVRHLYIESLDKIGIRAEDHDIRFVEDDWESPTLGASGLGWEVWIDGMEISQFTYFQQMGGIELEIVSAEMTYGLERISLFLQDKGRVQDIALSQNLRWNDVYGRSETEWCKFNFEKADIKLCSEIFEKYEKESARLITENLVFPAYDYVIKCSHLFNILDARGAISPDERAAYIARIRKLSRSAAKKFVETENQYE; encoded by the coding sequence ATGAGTTTCGACAGAATGATAAGCGCTCTTGGCGACTACTGGTCTTCAAAGGGATGCTACATTGCTCACCCATACTCGGGCGAAGTCGGCGCGGGCACTTTCAATCCTTTCACGTTTCTTTTTTCCCTCGGGAAAAAACCTGTCAGGATAGCATACGTCGAAATTTCAAAAAGACCGAAAGACGGCAGATACAACGACAATCCTTTGAGGTTCCAGCAGTTCACTCAATTTCAGGTCTTGTTAAAACCCTCGCCGTCCGACGTCAGACATCTGTATATTGAAAGCCTGGATAAAATAGGAATAAGGGCAGAGGACCACGACATCAGATTCGTTGAAGACGATTGGGAATCCCCCACTTTAGGCGCTTCGGGCCTGGGGTGGGAAGTGTGGATCGACGGGATGGAAATCAGTCAATTCACTTATTTTCAGCAAATGGGAGGCATTGAGCTGGAAATTGTTTCCGCTGAGATGACTTACGGATTGGAAAGAATTTCTCTTTTTCTGCAAGACAAGGGCCGTGTCCAGGACATAGCCCTTTCTCAAAATCTCAGGTGGAACGATGTATACGGAAGATCAGAAACCGAATGGTGCAAATTTAATTTCGAAAAAGCCGACATAAAACTCTGCTCCGAGATTTTCGAGAAATATGAAAAAGAATCCGCCAGGCTTATAACGGAAAACCTCGTTTTTCCGGCTTATGACTATGTCATAAAATGCTCTCATCTTTTCAACATTCTCGATGCAAGAGGAGCGATAAGCCCTGACGAAAGAGCCGCATACATAGCAAGAATAAGAAAACTTTCGAGAAGCGCGGCAAAAAAATTCGTCGAAACCGAAAATCAATATGAATAA
- a CDS encoding cupin domain-containing protein, which translates to MEISVEKKISEERKKNIGAENWPIWSCPAETFDWEYDENETCIILEGKVRIKHGENKETVFEAGDLVFFPKGLKCTWIVEKPVRKLYKFG; encoded by the coding sequence ATGGAAATTTCGGTTGAAAAAAAAATCAGCGAAGAAAGAAAAAAAAACATCGGAGCCGAAAATTGGCCCATATGGTCATGCCCGGCTGAAACATTTGACTGGGAATACGATGAAAACGAGACCTGCATTATACTCGAAGGAAAAGTCAGAATCAAACACGGAGAAAACAAAGAAACTGTGTTTGAAGCCGGTGACCTGGTCTTTTTCCCCAAAGGCTTGAAATGCACATGGATAGTCGAAAAACCCGTGAGAAAACTCTACAAATTCGGATGA